GATAAGATCTACATTATTCATACGGAATTCCTCTCTCCATCTGCTGCTTACAGCAATATAGTTAAGGTCTTTATCAAACATGGCCAAAGGAACAGGAACATCAGTGACAAAAGATTGCATTATTGCCTCTTTCCGGGAAACCTCGAGAAACATTTTTTTGAATGCATCAATGTCCTGAATGATTCCGAAAACCCTTTTGCAAATATCATCTTCAAATTCAGGAATACCTTTTACTCTTACCCAGGTCGTAACTCCATCATTACGTAAAAGCTGAAGCTCCTCATCAAAAGGAATTCCTTGTTGTATTGCCCTGTTAAACAAATATTTTATTCTTTCTCCACTTTCTCCTTTGTAAAATCCCAAGGCATTTTCAAAAGTAGGCTGGAGATCATCTTTCAGTTTGTGAATTTCTCTTGTACTTTGAGACCAAAAGATCTTTCCGGTCTTCATATTGACCTCCCAACCTCCAACCTGGGCTACTGAACTTGTTTCCTCAAGCATTTCCTTAGTATCAAACAGATCTTTTTCTAACTTACCACGACGAATAAGGTCAGATTTTAGTTGTATATAAACAAAAATGGTTACACCAATGGCTGCAATGGCAGAAAAGATGATGAACAAAACCGTCCACTGGGAAGATTTTTTCAGATCTTCATTTTTTATAGCAAGTTGAACTTCCTCGTGTTTTACAAATTTCTGAACGAGTCTGCGACATCTGTCCATAGCCTCCTTGTTTTGTACAAGTTCTTCCGGACTCATTAATATTCCTTGTTGACGATTATTAATAAGTAAGGCATATTCCTTCATCATCATTTGTGAAGCGTCTAGCAGTTCATTTAAGACCTTAATCTGATCTTTATTTTTAAGATTAAGCCTATCTTTATTCGAAACGAGCAACGGATATTCATCTTTGCTTTTATTGAAAGGTTCAAGAAAATTTTCCCGGCCGGTAAGCTGATATCCTCTATTTCCCGTTTCAGCATTTAAAAGAGTATTTAATAAATCTTTTGCTAAGCTTATAGATTCTTTACTTTTTATGAGGTTTTCCCTATTCTCCATCTGCTTATGTATGCTGACATAAGATGCTATAGAACTAGCAATCAGAAGTACCAAAGAAATCACTACACCAATTTTAAGATTTCTTATAATTTTTTTCGGCATGGAATAGTATTTTGTAATAAAAATAGGTCATTTTATATTAGTAGCAAATTAATTTAGAAATTTGTCAGAAAATATTGGAAATGAGTACAGATCATAATGAGTCTATATTCCGGAGAGAAATTCTATATTAAAATGCTTATTATCAATTCCGAAAAATTTCAGTTCTGTATGAGAATTGATGCGTCATTCTCCCGATCTGACTGCTGCTTTGCACGAAGAAGCAGATAAGGAGAAAGAAAAGCAGCATATTGCATCATTTCATTGAATCACAATCAATTTATGATAGAATATTTACTGATTATATAGCCTGAGAATTTCCACCAATTCAGGTATGGATCGTATCTTCAGCTTCTCAAACAACCTGTTTTTATACGTACTGATCGTTGATGAATGGAGATTCAACTGATTAGAAATTTCTTTAAGGGGAAGGCCTTCTGCAAGTTTATTGGCAATTTGCAATTCCCGGTCTGATAGTGCTTCAAGGGGAGAATTTTTTCCTGAACCGGTTAATGATTCAAAAAAAATCGCTTCTTTTATATTATCACTGATATATCGGCCTTTACTGACCATCGCCGTTAAAGCGGTCTCAATTACTTCAGCGGAACTCAGCTTGCTTAGATAGCCTCCTGCCCCCATTTTTAGATAGCGCATCCCATACAGCTCTTCATCCTGTGAAGAAAATATCAGAGTTTTTAATTCAGGCTGGTGAATCTTTATGTAATCTATTGCTTCCTGAACAGTACCATTAGGCATATTAACATCCATAATGGCCAGATCCAGCTTTTCATTCAGAATTAATTTGTACAGCGATTTATAATCCTCTACTTCTGAAATGATGGCATCGGGTATCAATCGTTTGATCGTTTGTATCAAGCCCATCCGAACGATACCATGATCATCTGCTACTACAATACGAATGTTTACTTTTAAACCCATTATTCTATAAATTTATGTAAAAAAAGGGAAACCGTAGTGCCATTATCTTCAGTGGAAATGATTTGGATGTTTCCATGCAGCAAGGATATAAAATTTTTTACAATTTTCAAACTTAACCCAGCTCCTTTCTCGCCGGCAGTCCCCAGGAATATAGGATTACCATACGTATAGATCGCAGGTAAATACTTTTCATTGATTCCCATTCCGGAATCAATTACAGAAAGCACAACCTGATCATCCTCTGTAATCACCTGTAAATAAACATCCTGTCCCGGAAAGGAATATTTTACCGCATTGTTAAAAATTTTATCTAAAACGTATTCGATCAACAGGCGGTCGCTTGTAAGAAACGCGTTATGATCTCCCTTAAAATAAAATTGAATATTTTTTTCTTTTAATTTAGCAGCGTATTTTTCTTCTAAATAGTGAAAAAGATCTATCACCATAATTTTAACGGGTCTAATCTTAAATTCCCCGTATTGCGTTTTTAGCCAGGCAACGCTGTCCTGGATAGTTTGCAGATTCTTCTGGGCATCTTTTTTTACCTGCGGCAACAACTTAAAAAAATCTTCCTCACTTATGGTCTTCTGCTCTAGCTCCTCTATAAGCCAAAGGAAGGTTCCAAACAGTTCTTTTGAGTCATGAGACAATATCGAGATCAGTCCGTTCTTAAAATTGATTTCGTTTTCGAGTCTTTCAATTTTCAATTGTAGTTCGTTGATAAAATCACTCATAAATTAAGTATCACAGTTTTAGAAGCTTTTGAATTACTTTTTTGAAGAAGGCAGAAAGGTAAATTGTTTCAATATGATTAAAAAATACAGTTCAGCCCTTTCTTCCAGGAGTTAGCAAGTTATAAAAAATATCATATTAGTAAAAAGAAAAATGAAATAGTATCTATTTGGAAACAATAAATGCATTATTTTATTAATTAAAACTTGCTTTGCATGACGTGATATTTCGGCAGAGTTTCTACCCTGTAAAAACCGTTTACCGGCACTACCGGAAATGGTAAAAGATGGAGCATGGGACAATATCATCAGATTACTGATCGAATCTGGCTCAATGATGCAAATTAAAAATAGGTGCCTGAAGCGGTAATAATTGATAGCCAGACACCAAAATATATTAGGAATCCTGGACAGTTTTGTGTTTGGACCAACCGCTATAATTGACCCTCAGCCATGAAATATTGGAATGAAATACTTACAAAAAGAATTATTTGAAGGTATAAAGCTTATTTGTGCCTATGGAGCTTTTTAAGGAACTCCGCCGACATTTGAAAACAAGAGATGAAATTGAAGTTGAAATTCTAAAATATTGACTGCTCTAAAGTATTGTTAAATTGCCGTAAAGCTATAATAAACATTGATAGAGTAAGTGGTATTTTCCTTTCCTACCAAACTTTGAGCACCCGCAGGTGGTATGGTGTATCTTATGTTCAGTCCCCGGTCCAAAACCGGTGCTCCGTTAAAAAGTATTTTTTGAGGAGTTTTGGATAAGGGAACATTTACAGAACTTCCATCTATGCCTATTTGTAATATGTTGGAATTGATATCGGTCTGGAGGCCACCTTTCTTGAAATAATTTTCGTCCGATTTAACATAGAGCTCGAAATTTTCATTGTTGGAAAGCATAATTTGGTTTGGAACCATTTGTGACTGACCATTGGTGTAATGGGCAGCGGTATTAAAATTGAAATTTACATTTCGGCCGGAACTGGGAATGGTAATCTCCGACAGAGGGAGCACTTTTATCTGAACAGCCGTATTTTGTAAACTATTGATTGAGTTATCTGTGCTTCTGGCATTGAAATTCAATTCAAACGTATAAGTTCCAGCTTCAAAAAAATAGTTTTTAAAATCTTCAGCAGACACATGAAGCTCTGGAATGAAGCTATTTCTGTTTCCCGCTACAACACTGAAATTAGCCGTGGAAAAATTCTGAAAATCGGCAGATAAGGCTTTGGTCGTGAGAGCTGAGCCATTGCTAGCCAATTTAATGCTTGCTATATTTCTGGCTCCTGAAACACCTTTAGAGGAAGTGAACTGAACGTTAGTGGAAGCAGCTTTTGCCCAAAAATTAAAATCGACCGTATGCGCGATTTCCGTATTCCCCAAATCCCATACCCGCGTGCCCGTATTGCGATAGTCATTCAAAGAAGATATTTCTATGTATTTTGTTAAAGAGTTTGTAATCCATCGTATAGATGAAGGAATCACTAAAATAGTTTTAAAATTACGTGGTGTAAAGTCATTATAATTTTGAGTAATTTCCATGGAGTAATTCCCAGCCCGAAAGGTATTGGCAGTAAATTGTGAAGCGGGAATTTTAAATGTAAAATTGATATTTCCCCGATTGAACCCTCCCCCAAGACTGGTCGATGGTGGTTCAAACCATTTTATGGCGCTTGTACTGAACGACTGAAAACCTGGTAAATAACCTGTTAATCCGGTATATGGCAGCTGCCCACCCATACTTTCCAACTGCCACAGTAGAATGGAAGCGGGTAAAGTAAGCGAGGAAGAAGAGTGGGTAAAAGTTGGTCCCGAAACAGAGGTAAATGTAGGAGCTGTCGGGAGTATCCCTAAAAAGGCATAATCCCAGTTTGTTCTGTTGGCGTTCGTCATTACTCTTGTAGGTACTGAGGTAAATTCGCTCCTGTTAAAAATATTATTTTCAGGAACCGAAAGGTACACATCCTGAGCTTTCGTAGCTGTAGATCCGCAAAGTACAGTAAAAATTCCTATTAAAAAAGCCCTCTTCTTTTTCATACTTTTAAATTTAAAACTTTTTCACCTTAATGATGGTGTCTTTCTTCTTGTATTCAAAAATCACGGTTTTTGAGTAACCTTCTTTTGTCACCAAAATGGTTTGGGTGGGTTGTGTATAGCTGTATTTGTCATTTTCAATATAGAGATCATACTTGCCGTCTTTGAGGAAAAACTCAAACTCATTCTTTGGGTTAACCACTGCGGTATAAATTTTACCATCTTCCCCTTTTGCATATACTACAATTCCTGTTACATCTGTTTCTACAGTATCGTAAGCTTGTTTAATCTCCGTTAATTTCCCAGTTACTCTGATGTTTTTTACCAAGCCCACTTTGCGGTTGATATTATTGTGCACCATAATGACAGGATCCGTCATCAACCGGGAGCCCGCACTTTCGTTCACCTTCAGGGTATAAGTACCTTCAGGAACATTCTGAAAAACTACTTTTCCATTCTTATCCGTCATCGCTACATAATTGTCCAGTTTTACAATTTCATTAGCAAGTACCGATTCACCGGACTCCAGAAGTCCATTATAGTTTTTATCTTCAAAGAACTGGAATGCCACTTTATGATTTCCTAGAGCCGTAGCGGTGGTAAAATATTTTTTAATTCCCACCCTGAACTGGTAATAAATGCCGCTGCTTGCATATTCAGCCGTAGATTTATAACCGGAAAGATTAAAATAACCTGTGGTGGACCAGGAAGGCGAAATCTTATATTCCAGATTACCGGTAATATTGCTGTTTAAATTTTTATAAAGTTCCGAATAGAAGGCTCCGGCAGAAAAAGATCCGGTCAGATTATGATTGAGCATCTGGAAATTATACGAGGCGTATACATTGTAGTTGGCAAAATTACGGTCTGCATTGTAATAAGAAGTTAAATCAAAGACACTGGTAGCATTCCATTGGGCAGTTCCGTTAAGGGAAAATGATTTATATCTGTAAGATAAAGTTGTTTTCAGACTATTGAACCAGTCCTGTTTATTGTTCTCTTTTGAATAAGAATATTCCGCCGTTAGGTTGAATCCATGAGCACCTAATGTCGTGCTTATATTGGCTTCCAACTTGTATGAAAAAAGCTCCTGTGATGTATAAAAATTAGCTGTTTTCTGGTTTTCAACCTTTGGAGAAAGTAGAAAATTCCACTTCTTTAAAGAAAACTGATAGCCTAACCCCAAAGCTTCTGTACTGTTGAAATAATAGCGCAAATTAGCGGTATTCCCCGGTTGGATTGGCTCACTTTGGAAACTTAGGAACTCAGGTTCTACCTGCGAATTCTGATATTGTATAAAAGCGCGTTGAGAAGCGGAAAATTGGTGACCGATTCGCTGATTTGAGAAAAAAGATCCCCGCTTGATCCCTGCATAGCTTTTGGTGGCAAAGGAATTGAAAGATTGTATATCCCATCTCCCTATTTTCCCCTCATAATTGGCTCCCATTAAAGCTCCAGCATTTTCATCTTTATTCAAAAGACCTTCTTCGTGGCTCAGGCCCATCTCCATGCGGATGGTGTGTTTATCATTAATTAGCAATGAAGTTACTGCATTCGCTACCTGTGTATCTATGTTAAAGCGCGGATCATGGTCAAATATATAGGATACTTTCCCGTTGAAAGATTTAGCATTCCCAAAACCATATTTTGCACCCACCATGGTAGATCCTTTTGTTTGTTGGAAATAAGTACCATACAAGTTATAATTATTTTCAAGCGCAAGAATTTCAATCTGATTGTTTTTACCAAATTTCGTAGAAACTTTCCCTCCTCTACCGAAAATCGGGTAATCGTAATCATTGCTATTAACATTTCCCACCCGTAATACCGTATTTTTTCTCTCCAATTCCAGCCAGGTATCATAGAAGTTATAACGGCCGTCTTCATGATAGTAATCTGCATTAATATTGAAACGCGATCTCAAATTATCTGTCACCCGAAACGCTGTATTCCCTCTCAATTGAAAATAATTGAAACCTGAACTGTTTTCATTATAACTAATTTCCGCAAAATTACTTCCGCCCATCGCTTCGTTTCCCCGGGCAATTTGTCTGTTGTGCGATAAAACGACCAGATAGAGCGTGTTGCTTCCTACTATTTTATTATCAAGCAGATCTGTGACTATTGCATTAATATTAAATTCGGGATAAATTGTATTCTGTTTTCTGACCGCAATTTTGATCTCAATCGTTTGTTTTTCTAAGCCCTCCAGAGATACGGTTTGTTGCTTTGGCATCATTTCCAAACCATCGGGAATGGATTGCAAATCAATCTTAACGGTTCGTTTACTGTACCCTTGGTTTTCTACAGTCAGCAGGATTGAGGATTCGGGCACAGCAGGGTTAATGAAATTTTCGTATGTAGCTGTATAAATTGCGATATTTTTGTTCTCGCCTTTGGTAACGAAGAAAGAGGCATTTTCAGTTCTGGTAATCGTCGGGGTAACGTACGAAATCTGGAATTGGATCTCATTGGACCGAAGTTTCATAAAATCCACGTTGGCGATCAGTTTCACAGGAAGATTTTTAGACTGGCCCGCACCTAAGATAAAATCATTTTTAGGATAGAAAAGCAATCCCGGATATTTTTCCTTGGGTATAATATTCTGAATGGTAATCTCTTCAGAACTTTTATTCTCAATAACCAGGAAATTGCTAAAAGTAGAACCTTTCTCAACAGCTACGCTGTCATTTTCAAAATGGATTTGAATATCCTTCTTTTCCTGCGCAAAGGCCAACGAAAAGTGCAGAAAAACAATTACAAAAAATAAGATTGTTCTTCTTAGCAATGATATCGGTATTCCATTCTGTGGTTTCAAGACTTAATTTTAAAATTTAAAGTTTTTTTCTCCTACGCGTAAATCATTTGATTCTGCCATTTTGATAATAACCACGCCAAGGAAGTTCCCTGAAATGTTCTCTGGCAAGGAAAATTGAACGACCTGATTGGTATCGGGAAGCATAGAGATGGAAATTGCGGGTAATTTTATTTCCTTACCACTGTCTGTATTGGTGAGTTCAAACTCAACGGTGGCATCATTGATGGTGTTTCCATCATTATGGATACTTACTGCGACTTTTCTGTTCGCTGCATTCTCATTACTCGCTTCTGAAATATTGGTAATATCCAAACTTTTTACGTGGTTACCCGGTGGAGTATAAAAGATGTGGAGCCCCACCTCAAATAAGGTGATAATACCAATACCATTCTGAATACGTGCCTTATCAGCCTGCTGAGGAAGTTGGGTGAAAAACAACATACTGTTTGTGACGGCAGACTTTGATGCATTTGCAGGAATCTGCATGGTTACTACAATTTCCTTTGTACTTTTTGCAGGAACTGTTACAGTATTTTCTAAAGTAGATATCCAGGATGCGTTGGAAGTTTTTGAACTGCCTGCTTCAAGATAAACCTTATTTCCGTCTTCTTCTCTAACCCAATCTTTATAGTTGAGATTAAAAACATAATCCTTATCGGAGCTGTTTTGAAGCGTGACTGTCTTTGTTACTTTTTCACCTGGATTACCTGTGAAAAACAAGCGTGTAGGCGACATTGAAATACTTTGTGCCAGAAGTGAGGAATATCCCGCGAGGATAAAGAAAATGAAAAGATGAATGAACTTGTGCATGGTGTAAATAGTTTAATAATAAAGATTCCCAAAACTACTGAAAACGCATCAAAATGGACCTTTACAAACTAAAAATTTTATTATAAAGCAGTCGCTGTATAAGTTACTGTTTGCGTGTAAGTTCCGGCAGGTTTACCTAAAATATCAGATGATGATGATTTTGCAGCTGGAATGGTGTAGTCCAGATTCAGTGTTAATGCGCTTCCGAGAGGAGCGTTTGCTACTAAAGTTTTTTCTCCTGCTGATAAAATCACATCAGTTTTTGTTCCGCCCATATTTCCAGGAGCAGCTGCGGCTTTGATTGTCAAAACATCTACAGGGATGGAGTTTAAACCATTGACGAAAGTCGGGCCACCTGCTTTTACCTTTACATTAAAGTTCTTCGTTGAGGTGATTTTCAAAGCCGAGGCTTGAGCCACTGTTTTTTCCGAATTATAGTCCATTGCAGTAACATAGTTAAAGGCAACTGTTCCTCCCATTGCAGTACTTCCTGCATCAATAGAGATTACATCGTTCAGGGTAATGTTTACGGTTGTGGTTGCGGTTGTATTTTGAGCTTGAACATTGTTAGATCCTAACATGATTGCTCCAATAGTTAAGGCTGCGATTGCGATTTGTTTTGTCATGGTAGTATTATTAATTTTTATTCTTGTTTATTTGCTCTCTTTGAACACTACAAATCTACAGTGGCGATAAAAGTTTCTTTGTAGTGGAAAGAGGAAGTTGATGTAGTAAAATAACTACAGTATTATTCATCTGGTTTAAATAGAAAACCCTCAACACTTTACCGGTATTGAGGGCATATTTATATATAAATGTGTTTTTATTATAAAGCAGTCGCAGTATAAGTTACTGTTTGAGTATAAGTTCCGGCCGGTTTACCTAAAATATCAGAAGATGATGATTTTGCAGCTGGAATAGTGTAATCCAAATTCAGTGTTAATGCGCTTCCTAGTGGGGCATTTGTAACTAAATTCTGATCAGTTGCAGATAAAACTACAGCATTTTTTGTTCCCCCCATGGTTCCGGCAGCTGTAGCTGCTTTGATGGTCAAAACATTGACAGGGATTAAGTTCGTTCCATTCATGAAATTAGCACCTCCTGCTTTTACTTTAACATTAAAGTTCTTCGTTGAAGTTACTTTTAAAGAGTTAGCCTTAGTAATCGTCTGATCAGAATTATAGTCTGCTGCAGTAACATAGTTAAAATCAACCGTGTTACCAATGGCTGTACTTCCTGCGTCGATAGATATTACGTCGTTCAGGGTAATGTTTACGGTTGTAGTTGCAGTTGTATTTTGAGCTTGAACATTGTTAGTTCCAAATATGATTGCTCCAAAAGTTAAGGCTGTGATTACGATTTGTTTTGTCATGATAGTAATATTTTATTGTTATTTTTTACTTAATTGTTATCTTTTGTATACTGCAAATTTATAGTGGTGCTAAAAGTTTCCTTGTAGTGGAAAACGGAAGTTCATGTAGTAAAATAACTACAAGGTTTATTCATTTAACTTAAATAGTAAAGCCCTCAACACTTTCTAATTGTTGAGGGAGTATATAAATTCCTGTAATTTCTATTATAAGGCTGTCGCAATATAAACTACCGTTTGCGTATAATTTTTATTTAGGTTTTCACAAAAAATATTTATAGGTTGGTAAATGTGTTATCATTGTTATTTAAAACAAAGATTCTACCTTACATCTGACAGATACTTATTCCCGGATTTTGAATTGTATTTATACCGGTACAATATATATAAAATCAAAGGCCTCCTGAGGAAGCCTTCGAAACACCAAATCACAAAATATTAATATGAAAAATTAATTTATAAAGCTGTTGCAGTATAAGTTACTGTTTGAGTATAAGTTCCGGCCGGTTTACCTAAAATATCAGATGATGATGATTTTGCAGCTGGAATAGTGTAATCCAAATTCAGTGTTAATGCGCTTCCTAGTGGGGCATTTGTAACTAAATTCTGATCAGTTGCAGATAAAACTACAGCATTTTTTGTTCCCCCCATGGTTCCGGCAGCTGTAGCTGCTTTGATGGTCAAAACATTGACAGGGATTAAGTTCGTTCCATTCATGAAATTAGCACCCCCTGCTTTTACTTTAACATTAAAGTTCTTCGTTGAAGTTACTTTTAAAGAGTTGGCTTTAGTAATCGTCTGATCAGAATTATAGTCTGCTGCAGTAACATAGTTAAAATCAACCGTATTACCAATGGCTGTACTTCCCGCGTCAATAGATATTACGTCGTTCAGGGTAATGTTTACGGTTGTAGTTGCAGTTGTATTTTGAGCTTGAACATTGTTAGTTCCAAATATGATTGCTCCAAAAGTTAAGGCTGTGATTACGATTTGTTTTTTCATGGTGGTAATATTTTATTGTTATTTTTTACTTAATTGTTATCTTTTGTATACTGCAAATTTATAGTGGTGCTAAAAGTTTCTTTGTAGTGGAAAACGGAAGTTCATGTAGTAAAATAACTACAAGATTTACTCATATGATAAATGAAAAGCCCTCGATACTTTTGTAGTATCGAGGGCTTTTCTATTTAAAATTGATATTTACTTACAATGCAGTGGCAGTATAAGTTATTTTTTGTGTATAAGTTCCTTGTGGTTTTCCTAAAAGTACCTTTGATGCATTTTCCGCAGAAATAGAGTAAGCAATATTTAAAGACTGTTTGGTACCCAAACTTGCATTACTCACCAATACCTGATCAT
The sequence above is drawn from the Chryseobacterium daecheongense genome and encodes:
- a CDS encoding response regulator transcription factor gives rise to the protein MGLKVNIRIVVADDHGIVRMGLIQTIKRLIPDAIISEVEDYKSLYKLILNEKLDLAIMDVNMPNGTVQEAIDYIKIHQPELKTLIFSSQDEELYGMRYLKMGAGGYLSKLSSAEVIETALTAMVSKGRYISDNIKEAIFFESLTGSGKNSPLEALSDRELQIANKLAEGLPLKEISNQLNLHSSTISTYKNRLFEKLKIRSIPELVEILRLYNQ
- a CDS encoding HAMP domain-containing sensor histidine kinase; protein product: MSDFINELQLKIERLENEINFKNGLISILSHDSKELFGTFLWLIEELEQKTISEEDFFKLLPQVKKDAQKNLQTIQDSVAWLKTQYGEFKIRPVKIMVIDLFHYLEEKYAAKLKEKNIQFYFKGDHNAFLTSDRLLIEYVLDKIFNNAVKYSFPGQDVYLQVITEDDQVVLSVIDSGMGINEKYLPAIYTYGNPIFLGTAGEKGAGLSLKIVKNFISLLHGNIQIISTEDNGTTVSLFLHKFIE
- a CDS encoding Fn3-like domain-containing protein, with the protein product MHKFIHLFIFFILAGYSSLLAQSISMSPTRLFFTGNPGEKVTKTVTLQNSSDKDYVFNLNYKDWVREEDGNKVYLEAGSSKTSNASWISTLENTVTVPAKSTKEIVVTMQIPANASKSAVTNSMLFFTQLPQQADKARIQNGIGIITLFEVGLHIFYTPPGNHVKSLDITNISEASNENAANRKVAVSIHNDGNTINDATVEFELTNTDSGKEIKLPAISISMLPDTNQVVQFSLPENISGNFLGVVIIKMAESNDLRVGEKNFKF
- a CDS encoding peptidoglycan-binding protein LysM, with translation MTKQIAIAALTIGAIMLGSNNVQAQNTTATTTVNITLNDVISIDAGSTAMGGTVAFNYVTAMDYNSEKTVAQASALKITSTKNFNVKVKAGGPTFVNGLNSIPVDVLTIKAAAAPGNMGGTKTDVILSAGEKTLVANAPLGSALTLNLDYTIPAAKSSSSDILGKPAGTYTQTVTYTATAL
- a CDS encoding peptidoglycan-binding protein LysM, which gives rise to MTKQIVITALTFGAIIFGTNNVQAQNTTATTTVNITLNDVISIDAGSTAIGNTVDFNYVTAADYNSDQTITKANSLKVTSTKNFNVKVKAGGANFMNGTNLIPVNVLTIKAATAAGTMGGTKNAVVLSATDQNLVTNAPLGSALTLNLDYTIPAAKSSSSDILGKPAGTYTQTVTYTATAL
- a CDS encoding peptidoglycan-binding protein LysM, giving the protein MKKQIVITALTFGAIIFGTNNVQAQNTTATTTVNITLNDVISIDAGSTAIGNTVDFNYVTAADYNSDQTITKANSLKVTSTKNFNVKVKAGGANFMNGTNLIPVNVLTIKAATAAGTMGGTKNAVVLSATDQNLVTNAPLGSALTLNLDYTIPAAKSSSSDILGKPAGTYTQTVTYTATAL